The nucleotide window TTTTTGTAGGCCACAATGCGTTCGCCTGGCTCCAGCTCGGTAACGCGATCTACCAACAAGAACGGATAGCGATGTGGTAGATATTCTTTAATTTCATTGATGTCCATGGATGCTCCAAAAAAGTCTTCAGCCAGCCCGAAGGCGAGGGTCTGTTGACGTTTCATATCCACCTCTGCTGAGAGCGATTTTTGCGCTCAACAAGGCGTAAAGAGTGCCGTGTAGTCATTCTACATCAGCGATTTACAACGCAGTGGAGCTGCAAAAATAGCCTCAGCCCTGCGGGTTGGGACTGAAAAGGCGTCCCTCGTTGTTGCTTGTTGCTACTCCCCATTATAAAGAGGGGAACGACCAAACAACACGACTCGCGCCTAGACGGACGCCTTTTCAGCCACCAACAGTGGAGGATATGAAACGTCAACAGACCCTAGACAAGCCGCGGATTATAATGCAACTAAGGCTGGCATTCACTCACTTTCCAGCCGCTTTTCGAGGCGCCTCAAGCGTTTGCTCATATCATCCAGCTGATTGAATCGCGCCGCATTTTTTCGCCACTCTCGGTAAGTAGACATAGCTGTACCAGAGGAATAAGTCCCTGGTTCCGGCAGGCTTTTGCTCACCACAGTGGCTCCGGTAATATTTACGTTATCGGCTATAGTGACATGCCCTACACAACCAGAACGCCCTGCCCAGGTGTTATTGGCACCAATCTGGGTGCTGCCGGATATTCCAGTGTAGGCAGCCATGGCGGTATTTTTTCCAACCTTCACGTTGTGAGCGATCATTACCTGATTATCGATAATCACTCCATCGGCAATTTCTGTATTGCCCAAAGCACCGCGGTCAATAGTACTGTTGGCGCCAATTTCAACGCGATCACCAATGACCACACCACCGAGCTGGTAAATTTTTACCCAACCGCCCTGCCCCTCAGTGGAACTGTCCGGTGCAAAGCCAAAGCCATCGGCACCGATCACAGCGCCGCTGTGAATCGTCACTGCATTGCCAATGCTCACTCCGTGATAAACCGACACATTGGCAGCCAAATGGCAAGATTCGCCGACAATACTGTTATCACCGACACAAGACCCTGCACCTACTACGGTATTGGCACCTATACGCACGTTTTCGCCGATCACTGCATTGGCAGCAATACACGCAGAAGGGTGAATATCCGCAGAATCGGCTACCACCGCCGAAGCATGAACCCCGGCGATAGCCTTGGGAGCATTGTTCATTAATCTGGATAGGTGGGCGTAGCCAAGATAGGGGTTATCTAACAGTAATGCGTTACCGTTGTATTTGTCCGCCACTTTCGGGCTGAGTATCACTGCTGACGCGTTGGTTGTGGCCAAAAAGCGCTCATAAGCGGGATTGGCCAAAAAAGATATCTGCCCTGCCTCAGCCTCTTCCAGTGTGGCGATAGCGTCAATGGTGCAATTCGCATCACCGCGCAGCTCGGCTCCCAGCTGTTGGGCTATTTGGCCCAGAGTGTATGGCGTTGTCATAGCATCTCCCATGGCATTGCAAACGAAACGACCCGCAGTGTAACACTGCGGGTCGCGACAGAAACCACCTAAACTCGAGTAATTATTTGGCCGAGCTTTTGTTGATACGATCAATCAACTTATTGGTGATGTCCACAGCGCCGTTGTTCCACAGCGCCGCTTCTTTGTTGATCAGAATATCAATCTTTTCTTCATCAATCAGTGCCTGCAACTGCTCAAAAGCGATGGGCTGAATTTCTTGCAGCAGAGCCCGCTGAACCGCCTGTTGCTCTGCCTGAAATTTACGCTCCAGCAACTGCAAGTCGGCTTTATAAGCTTCCATTTCACGGTTGGCCTTGGCTTTCTTTTGGTCATCCCAGCTCAGATTGTTGGTTTCAAAATCTTTTTGCAGCTTTTGGGCATCAGCAACAATGCCATCGGACTCTGCCTTGAGCTTTGCCAAATTGGATTCGGCAGCCAATTCTTCATAGCGTTTTTTCGCCAACTCAGAACTGGTGATGGCTTTACCCAAATCGCACACGGCTATTTTACTTTCCGCAGCAGCCGCTACGCTGAACAGCGCAATCAAGGCAAAGACTGTTGTTTTAAATTTACCCACGTTGTTTCTCCAATTAGTACAAAAGTTAAGTGTAAAAAATACTGTTTAAAACCAGTTGCGACAGCTTAGAACTGGTTACCCAGTGAAAACTGAAAGCTTTCTTCTTCATCCAAAGGCCCGGCGTTAAAGGGTTTGGAAATACTGAAAGTAATAGGACCAAACCCAGACAGCCAAGTGGCTCCCAAACCAAATGAATAGCGCAACTCGCCCACATCTGGCTTAAAGCAGTTCAAATCCGTTTGACCTGGCAACAGGATCGGTTGGTCTCGAGCTTGAAGAACAGTGCCATTAACGCTCAGCAATGGGCCCCGAGGGTCATCGAAAGTGGTAATCCCAGTGGTACATTCCGTATCAAAAATGTTACCCGCGTCGACAAAAAAGCTGGCCTGAACTTGCGACTGATCTTTAATAAACGGCAGCGGGAAAATCACTTCCGCACTGGCTTCAACCGACACATTGCCACCGAAAGCAGACGTATTGTCCACATTCAGTCCACCCGGAAACTGGCTATTGAGGAATGCCTGCAAGGCCTCAGGGTCGTTTATATCCACTGTATCATTTACGGGCAACACAGCACGGATACTTCTCGGCCCCAAGGTATTTCGTTCAAAACCGCGGATGGAGTTAAATCCTCCGCCAAAGAAGTTTTTATAAAATGGCAAACGCTCAGTGTCACTGAGACCATCTCCATAGCCTAATTCAGTGCGCAAACGCAGTGACCAGCCATTGAGGAATTTCGCCCAACGCCCCAAAGGAAAATACTTCTGACCGCTATAGGTGAGTCGATAGTAAGAAAGATCACTGACGCCGGGAGGTGATATTTCCAGGCCGACATTCTGCCGCGCTCCGCTGGTAGCAAATACACTGCTGTTCAAGGTTGACTGCAGCCATCCAAAGTTCAACGTAAGAAAGTCGTTTTTAAAACCGTTATCCGCGACAAACTTCAACACTTCCGCAGAAGTGGTGCTCTCGCCAAGCTGCTGAAATTCATAGCCAAAGCCGTAGCTCAACCGCTGGGTGTTGGACAGTGGATAGCTGAAATTGACATTAATGCCCTGGTTTTCCGTATTAAAACCGCTCAGGTTAAAACGGGAAAAATCACTCTCACGGGCAAATACACTGAATCCTGCGCTCACCCCATCCACGGTAAAGTAAGGATCGGTGTAGGAAATACTGAGGGACTTCTGGAAGTCGTTACGGTTCAGCGCGAAACCCACTGT belongs to bacterium SCSIO 12696 and includes:
- the lpxD gene encoding UDP-3-O-(3-hydroxymyristoyl)glucosamine N-acyltransferase, with the translated sequence MTTPYTLGQIAQQLGAELRGDANCTIDAIATLEEAEAGQISFLANPAYERFLATTNASAVILSPKVADKYNGNALLLDNPYLGYAHLSRLMNNAPKAIAGVHASAVVADSADIHPSACIAANAVIGENVRIGANTVVGAGSCVGDNSIVGESCHLAANVSVYHGVSIGNAVTIHSGAVIGADGFGFAPDSSTEGQGGWVKIYQLGGVVIGDRVEIGANSTIDRGALGNTEIADGVIIDNQVMIAHNVKVGKNTAMAAYTGISGSTQIGANNTWAGRSGCVGHVTIADNVNITGATVVSKSLPEPGTYSSGTAMSTYREWRKNAARFNQLDDMSKRLRRLEKRLESE
- a CDS encoding OmpH family outer membrane protein → MGKFKTTVFALIALFSVAAAAESKIAVCDLGKAITSSELAKKRYEELAAESNLAKLKAESDGIVADAQKLQKDFETNNLSWDDQKKAKANREMEAYKADLQLLERKFQAEQQAVQRALLQEIQPIAFEQLQALIDEEKIDILINKEAALWNNGAVDITNKLIDRINKSSAK